TCGGCCTGCCCGCGTTGCCGGGCGATCGGCGAGTCCGCCGAGGCCTTGCTGGTGATCTTCACGACGGTGCCGACTCCCGCTCGGGCGGCACTGGCGATCACGTTCAGCTCTTGGGCCACAACGGCCGGACTGACGAGCACGACGCCGGTGACGTCTCGCATCGCCGCGTCGATGGTCGCCGGGGCGTCGAGGTCGCCTTCGACGACGTCTACTCCGACCTGCCTCAGGGCGCTCGCCTTTGCCGGGTCGCGGGCCAGCATCCGTACGGGCGCGCCGCGTTCCACGAGGAGGCGCGCCGCTTCGGAGCCCACCTTCCCAGGTGTCGTTATGAGGATCATCGTTGGCTCTCCTCTTGATCGGGTTGGTTTGATCGGTTCGCTCCGTCCGCTGCGGCGGTCACGGAGCTGCGGTGTTGTTCCATCGCTTGATGGAACGGCGCGTGACTCACTTGCATCAGAACCCGCGAACCGCGTCCGCGTCTGGGTCTTTGAGCCAGGCGGCCTGGAGCAGGGCCAGCGCCTCGTCGGCCTCGGCCTGGTCGCGCAGCCGGATCTGCCGCCCGCCTACTGCGGCTGCGGCCGAGGCAGCGACGGCGACCGCGCCGACCTGGTCGGCGGTCACCTGGTCCGGGTCACCGGAGTCCACGAGGCGGGTCCGCACCGGCCCTAGCACCAGGGCGAAGGCCCGCTGCTCTCCGTCGAGTTCGGCCGCGAGGACCTGTTGCATCATCAGCAGGGCGGCCTGCTCCATGCTGACCAGGCCGCTGCCGGGTATCGGGGTGAACGCGGAGGCCCCGACGATCAGTGTGTAGGCGCCGCGGGCGTTCAGCCGGGGCAGGCAGGCCCGCAGGACGGCCAGGTGTGCGGTCGCGGGATCGACGAAGGCGCTCTGCCAGTCGGCCTCGTCGATCTCCGAGAGCCGCTTGCCGGCCCACCACCCACCGATCGGGGCCACCACGTCGTCGACGCCGCCGAGCCTGCGCTCCATCTCCTCAGCGAGCTGCTCGGCGCCGGCGAACGTCGTGTAGTCGTGGACCATCAGGTGCAGACGGTCGGTCGCCGCCTCGCCGAGCACCGCTCGGAACTCCTCTGCCCGCTCCTGGGTGCGGGTCGGGACGACGACGTCGGCACCGGCGGCGAGGTAGCCGCGGACGACACCTTCGCCCACGGCGCCCGTGCCGCCCGGCACGAGGGCCCGGCGACTGGACAGGTCGGGAAGTGCATTGCTGCTGTGCATGGGGATCACTCCTCGGGAGCGGTGCGGGGCAGCCGACCGGCGGTCCGACACCGACTGCTCACATGTTGGGTTGCCCAACGTTCTCGCTCGGCCCAACATAGACCCTGCATGTTGGGATGTCCAACAGTTACGATGGGGGCATGACGGACACGGACGACGCGTTGCAGCCCCCGGCCCGGCTGCGTGTGCTCGCCAGCTGGCAGGCGAGCAAGGTGTCAACGCTCGGCGCACGGCTGACCGCCCGACGCATGCCACTGACCGCACGGGCCGACTTCGCGGTCCTGGCGGCACTGGAGGAGTACGGGCCGCTCAGCCAGGCCGAGATCGGCCGCCGCCTCGGCCTCGACCGCAACGACGTCAACGGGATCCTCAACCGCCTCGAAGGCCGGCAGCAGGTCGACCGCCGCACCGACCCCGCCAACCGGCGCCGCAACATCGTCACCGTCACCACCGACGGCAGGCAGTACCTCGAGGAAGTCCAGCAGCACGCCGACGCCGTCCAGGACGAACTCCTCGTCGGCCTCGACGCCGCTGAACGGCAGCAGCTTCACGCCCTGCTGGCCAAACTGCTCGACAGCCATCGACCCCAACCGGCGTAGCGAACCTGGCGCGGCGCCGCCGCCCCCGCCCCGAACCCCCTGTTCCGGGCCGCCCAGGAGTGCAGCGCGGGCCCCGCCGGTCCCCGCCAGGTCCGCCAGCAACCCGGCTGAGGTCCGGGGTTGAGAGCGGCACAGGACCCCGTGCCGGGCAAGGCCCTTCCGACGGTCGCGACGACGGTTGAAGGTGCGCGCAGCTACCAGTCACAGGTGTGGGGAGCCTGCTGAACTACGTCCACACACCGGCTCTCGTCAGTCCGCAACGGATCGTCGACGGCGCTGGGCAGCCGGGCAGCCGGGCACCTTCATGCCACCTTGATGACAACCTTGCCCGAGGTGTGGCCGTTC
This Streptomyces misionensis DNA region includes the following protein-coding sequences:
- a CDS encoding MarR family winged helix-turn-helix transcriptional regulator translates to MTDTDDALQPPARLRVLASWQASKVSTLGARLTARRMPLTARADFAVLAALEEYGPLSQAEIGRRLGLDRNDVNGILNRLEGRQQVDRRTDPANRRRNIVTVTTDGRQYLEEVQQHADAVQDELLVGLDAAERQQLHALLAKLLDSHRPQPA
- a CDS encoding SDR family NAD(P)-dependent oxidoreductase, producing the protein MHSSNALPDLSSRRALVPGGTGAVGEGVVRGYLAAGADVVVPTRTQERAEEFRAVLGEAATDRLHLMVHDYTTFAGAEQLAEEMERRLGGVDDVVAPIGGWWAGKRLSEIDEADWQSAFVDPATAHLAVLRACLPRLNARGAYTLIVGASAFTPIPGSGLVSMEQAALLMMQQVLAAELDGEQRAFALVLGPVRTRLVDSGDPDQVTADQVGAVAVAASAAAAVGGRQIRLRDQAEADEALALLQAAWLKDPDADAVRGF